In Athene noctua chromosome 7, bAthNoc1.hap1.1, whole genome shotgun sequence, the following proteins share a genomic window:
- the CAVIN2 gene encoding caveolae-associated protein 2, with amino-acid sequence MGEAAGGSAVPPLPPSEAVGGQVNALTVLALLEKLVSMLEAVEGQQRQMEQRQRGLEGAVRGIQGDLGKLCRSHGATGEAVEKLLEKSRKVCAHTRAVRERLERQCDQVRRLEQHHAQLLRRDRFKVLIFQEENEIPASVFAKEPIPSITEGKEEPVDENKTLEETLHTVELCSDDEMFHEEDDMDDSAEEKTEESRAEKIKRSSLKKVDSLKKAFSRQNIEKKMNKISTKIVSPERREKIKKSLTVHHQKSSSSKSSAFKVSPLTFNVKKVREGESPAEAEDRPTETTSNDQAENEDETSFADMHSDMTPTTSLTEEGKAVADSLEKETRMEGNAMMNNNIELSIVEDDEDYRMPLAVSSQKLYDERNNPVSGEMEQSDEETTQAAVLQIDQTA; translated from the exons ATGGGGGAGGCAGCGGGTGGCAGCGCGGTACCTCCGCTACCGCCGTCGGAGGCGGTCGGGGGGCAGGTGAACGCCCTGACCGTCCTGGCCTTGCTGGAGAAACTGGTGTCGATGTTGGAAGCGGTGGAAGGGCAACAGCGGCAGATGGAGCAAAGGCAGCGGGGTTTAGAAGGGGCGGTGCGGGGTATTCAGGGAGACCTGGGGAAGTTGTGTCGCAGCCACGGGGCGACGGGTGAAGCGGTGGAGAAGCTGCTGGAGAAGTCGCGGAAGGTGTGCGCTCACACCCGCGCAGTGCGGGAGCGGCTGGAGAGACAGTGCGACCAGGTGCGACGCCTCGAGCAGCATCACGCCCAGCTGCTCCGGCGGGACCGCTTCAAGGTGCTCATCTTCCAG gaggaaaatgaGATCCCTGCCAGTGTTTTTGCAAAAGAGCCTATTCCCAGCatcacagaaggaaaagaggagcCTGTGGATGAGAACAAAACACTGGAAGAAACTTTGCACACGGTGGAGTTGTGTTCAGATGATGAAATGTTTCACGAGGAAGATGATATGGATGATAgtgcagaggaaaaaacagaagaatcaAGAGCTGAGAAAATTAAAAGATCTAGCCTCAAGAAGGTAGACAGCCTCAAGAAAGCATTTTCCCGCCAAAACATTGAGAAGAAGATGAACAAGATCAGCACAAAGATTGTCTCACCTGAACGGAGAGAAAAGATCAAGAAATCGCTTACTGTACATCATCAGAAATCCTCTTCTTCAAAGAGTTCAGCTTTCAAAGTATCTCCCCTCACATTCAACGTGAAGAAAGTCCGTGAAGGAGAAAGCCCTGCTGAAGCTGAGGACAGACCAACAGAAACTACAAGCAACGACCAAGCTGAGAATGAGGATGAGACATCGTTTGCTGACATGCACTCAGATATGACACCTACCACCTCGCTGACCGAGGAGGGCAAAGCAGTAGCTGATTCTCTAGAGAAGGAAACCAGAATGGAAGGGAATGCCATGATGAACAACAACATTGAGCTGTCCATTGTTGAAGATGATGAAGACTATAGGATGCCTCTGGCAGTTTCTAGCCAGAAACTGTATGATGAAAGAAACAACCCAGTCAGCGGGGAAATGGAACAATCTGATGAAGAAACGACCCAGGCAGCAGTCCTGCAGATAGACCAAACAGCATAA